The Pseudanabaena sp. PCC 6802 genomic interval GCAGTACATTATGATTGCTGAATATCTGATTTACGCGAACCCACCGCGCCTTTTTCCTTGCCAGGACTGGCTAGACCAGCAGCGGCGGCGAGTGAATTGGAAGCAACCCCAGCACCTATAGCACGAGTCGCAGGGTCAAGGTTCGGCAGTGCGATCGAAGCGATACCGATTACTGCGCCAGCAATTACGAAAGCAATGGGGGTTAGTGCCCTAATAATTTCAGCGTTCAATGCTGCACTCCTTGATTTTGAGAGCGATCGCTTCTACATCTTTGATGCGATTAAATATCCGTCGTGCTAATGCTGCATTCTCTCGACGGCGATGCTCGGCTGTGGTTTGAATGAGATTTAGTCTCTCGCCGATGGCTTCGTTGCTATTCAAGAAATGTCCGTAGGTTTGCTCTAGTCGATCCAGACGCTTATCTATCTCCCTGTAATCGGCTTGGGCGCGATCGCGCAGGGTATCAAGCTGGGTTTCCAGCGATCGCAAGATTTCCATCAAATCTCGATCGGCAAAGCCGAGACCTAACCAGTGACGAATATTACGTGCGATCGCTCTGCTTAGAACTTCCATAGTCAAAACTCCCCAAGCTGGGGAGTCATAAAGTTTATTCGTCGTCCTCAATGCACTCGTAATCCTCTTCATCACTGCTGTCTTGCTTGCCAAATAAGGCACTACCAACAGAATCTAGAAGGATTTGCGAGAGTTTGAGTTGGTCGGCGATCGATAACTGTGCGATCGCGTCTCCATTCCTAGCCAGAAAGTCATCAAGTAGCGTCATGGGCATCACCTATGTTTCAACCAGTTTGATAAAGCCATTAGATGCCCGTTGGGGGATCTTGCCAGGTGCCTGAGACATTGCAGACAAAAGAGGTAATCGGGCCGGGCGGCAGAATATTACCCTGAGCATCTTTAATTTGCCCTGGCAGCAACTCAATCGTGTAACGACCATCACTGCTAGCATCCCACATGCCACCAGGTGCGCCAATCATGTATGTCACCGCCACAGTCGATCCGGCCTTCTTTGTCTTGGTGGCTTTCGCCATCTGGCTGTAGTTGCCAGTGGGACTGGTAACGCGAATGTCCAGATTCTCTGGCTTCATCTCGTCTTTTCCAATGGAACTAGTCAAAATCCCAACGCCCTCATCGTTGTAGCTCACCGTAAAGGTGTATGGCTTGTCGCTAGCCGCCATGATATTAGGCGCGGTGAATCCAGCCACAAAAGGTAGAGTCCGATCTAACGGCACTTGATCCACCACAGCTTTGAACGCCTTATCGATCTTAAAAGACGCAGACCACCGTGCTGGAATATCCAGCGGTTCCCCAGTCGCAGGGTTACGCCCTACCCTTGGAGCCTGAGGTCGAATCGAAAATGTACCAAAGCCTTGCAGCTCGACGGGTACCTTTGCTGTCACAGTCGTCTTGATTCGGTTGAGCGCCGCCGTCAAAAAACGATCCGCATCGTAGCCGCCGATCTGGAGTTCCTGGGCGATCGCCTGGGCTAGTTCGAGTTGATTCATGGTTGTCTCCTGAATTTTGAAACAAAAAACACATCACCATTGATTAAACTCAATGATTTAGCTTCAGACCATGACATCTGTTCAATAAAAGTAGAGATCCAGTAAGTCCTGACCGCGATCGCCCATTAGTTCTATGCGCTGCTGTAGTAGCTTCAGTGCCATCGGTGATGGTTGCACCTTGCAATTCTCCCAGCGATTAACTGATGCCGAAGTAACCCCCAGTTCCGCAGCAAATTGTTCTTGAGTCAGACCCAAACGAAAGCGTAATGCACGAACTACATGATGCCTCTGCGCCACTGCCATGGGAGTATACTCGATCCGCTCCATACATTTAGCTTAGCTGATGCTGCTATCTCCTTCGCTATTTACTCTCCCACATACTACAATCTGGCTTATCTTTAGGCTCTGGAGCCTTGTCGAGTTCGGCACGGAAGTCATCAGAGAATTTGGCATCTTGCCAGAAACAAGTAGATTGAATGTCCTCGACAGTGATGTTACTCACATCGATGAGTTTGGCACCGCTGAGGTCTGCACCGCTGAGATTGGCACTGCTGAGGTTGGCACTGCTGAGGTTGGCACTGCTGAGGTCGGCACCGCTGAGGTTGGCACCGATTAGGTCGGCACCGAAGAGGTTGGCACCGATTAGGTCGGCACCAATTAGGTCGGCACCAATTAGGTCGGCACCGAAGAGGTTGGCAAAGCTGAGGTTGGCAAAGCTAAGGTTGGCATCGCTGAGGTTGGCATCTATGAGGTCGGCA includes:
- a CDS encoding HU family DNA-binding protein, whose protein sequence is MNQLELAQAIAQELQIGGYDADRFLTAALNRIKTTVTAKVPVELQGFGTFSIRPQAPRVGRNPATGEPLDIPARWSASFKIDKAFKAVVDQVPLDRTLPFVAGFTAPNIMAASDKPYTFTVSYNDEGVGILTSSIGKDEMKPENLDIRVTSPTGNYSQMAKATKTKKAGSTVAVTYMIGAPGGMWDASSDGRYTIELLPGQIKDAQGNILPPGPITSFVCNVSGTWQDPPTGI
- a CDS encoding helix-turn-helix domain-containing protein, encoding MAVAQRHHVVRALRFRLGLTQEQFAAELGVTSASVNRWENCKVQPSPMALKLLQQRIELMGDRGQDLLDLYFY